The genomic stretch CGCGGCCCACGCCGTAAAGCGTTTTCATTTTGAAATCGTTCGGAACATGACGCCAGCAGGATGCCGCCCAGTGCCAGGTGGTGCCACCGACGGTGCGCAGGTAACCTTGCTTGAAGCTGCCCGCACTCGGCCCGGTCAGATGAACGTAGTTATTTTCCGGGAAGTACAGCGGCGCCGGGGCGTTTTCTGACTGCGGATACAGCCCCTGAAAATCAGAGCCCGCACGGTTATCGAACGGCATGTTGCGCCAGTTTTCGACGGCCTGCGCACGCTCTATGCGTAATCCGGCTTCCAGCACCAGAACGGAATAGCCTTCGCTGACCAGCTGATCGGCAATCATGCCGCCAACGACGCCGGAACCGACAACAATCACATCAGCAGACGCATCGCCGTCTGCGGTAAATTCAGGTTTTTTCATCAGGCTTTGCTCACATCAGATTCTGAAGTACGGGTAAAACGATCGGCGTTCATGGATTCAGGCATGGCGGCATCAGGCGGCGCGGCGGTGAAGTACAGCGGGCCGTTGCCGCAGTAGGTCGGCACGATCAGGCCGTCGCTCACCGGGCGATACATCAGCGCCTCTTTATAGGAGACTAAAATGGAATCGATTCCATGTCCGACCGTGCCGGTATACCAGGCGGTGACGATGCTCGTCACCAGTTCGCCCAGACCGTTCTGCTGCGCGGCTTTCTGCAAATCTTTCGCGGCCTGCCCCGGTTTAACCAGTGCGTGCAGTTTGCTGACCTGAGCCGGGAAGTCAGGCTGCGAGCGGAAGAAGGCATTGAAAATCTGAGCCGACGTTCCTTCGCTGATATTTTTATGCTCGGTGATGGCCTGTGATAACAGATAGAACTGACCGAAGATCACCGGTGACTGCGTGGCGGTTTCTTTCTCCGCCTGGCTCAGGAAGGGAAAGCCGAGCAGGGTCGTTGCGACCATTGCGGAGGTCAGCCCTTTAAGCAGCTCGCGACGACTGAAACCGGTTCCATTTTTGATGTTATTGCTTGCCATGATTGAAGGATCGTTTTCCATCTCATTTCTCGCTGGGATTGGGTGTGAACTAAATAACTCAGGATTTGCTTATCTGATTCTTATTATATGTCGCTAATGTCGAGACTTATCAGTAGGTTGATGATGACCGGCTGTCTCTGCGATAGGGTATACCAGTAATAACGATGCGGATGATAAGCCAAAAAAGAAGAAATCGTGCAAACAAATTGTGCGGATTTATTAACATTAGATCCAGATTTTAACGTATGATGCGACGCCGTAAATTTTGTAACCAACTGGTTCATTTCAAAATGAAATTAACCCTGTGAAGCGCGGTGTGTAAAGTCAGGGTTGATTTTAATTGTTTGATTTTATGCTTTTTATTGACGTTTATGAGACGGCTGATAGCGTCGATTTGTATATTAAATGTAAATAAAAACGCAATGAAAAGTAGCGTCATTTGATTAAAGTGGTTGTGAATTAAGACTAAAAAGGTTACAAGTAAGCCAAAATGAGATCTGCCTCTCAGATTCATCGGGAGCGGTCATAAAAATAGCGGAGTCTGTAAGCTTGCACTGGAATAACGTTAATTTAATGTTAATTATTTGAGCAAGAAGTGGGCAAAGCACCGTGTCTCGGCTATAACTTAATCAGTGCAGTTGTAGCTATTTTGTAAAAATATCGTGTAGATGATTGGTTAACATCATTGTCTGGGGAACCACGTGAATAATACCCAACTTTCGGTAGTACATCGTTTGCCGCAAAGTTATCGCTGGTTGTCAGGTTTTGCCGGTATCAAAGTTGAACCGATTCCGCTGCCTGGTAACGAGGAAGATAACAATCTGATCGGCCTGAAACTGCTCAGCCATGAGGGCGAATTCGCCTGGCAGGTGATGCACCAGTTAACCGATGCCTTAGAAGATATTCAGGTCAAAGCGGCGATTGTTGAAATCGACGGCGAGCCGTGTTTATTCGTTCATCGTGAAGATGAAAGCGCGACCCTTTGCTGCCTGAAAAACATCGGCGCGGCGATCGCGGAATCTGTCACCGCACTTTATCCATTCTGAACCGCCTGATAACACCGTCAGGCGATTTGCGCCTGCGAATCGAACGCATCTGACGCACTCAGCAATTCGCGGGTATAAGCCTGCTGCGGCGCGGTAAAAATCTGCTCGCAATCTCCCTGTTCGACCACTTCCCCGTTCCTGAGCACCAGCAACTGATGACACAAAGACCGGACAACATGCAAATCATGGCTGATAAACAGATAGGTCAGGCCGTGGCGTTGCTGAAGTTCGCTCAGGATCGCCAGAATCTGTGCCTGCACCGATTTATCCAGAGACGACGTCGGTTCATCCAGAATCAGCATTTCGGGCTGTAAAATCAGCGCGCGGGCGATGGCAATACGCTGGCGCTGACCGCCGGAAAATTCAGTCGGATAACGGTGACGGCTCTGCGGATCCAGCCCGACTTCCTGCATCGCCCGTATCACTTCCTGTTCGCGCTCCTGCGTACTCACTTTCCGGTGAACCAGCAAACCTTCCGCAATAATCTGTTCCACGGTAAAACGCGGGTTCAGCGCTGAGAAGGGATCCTGAAACACGACCTGTATCCGGCTGCGGAACGGCAGCATTTGCTTGCGCGAAAACGTGTGCAGCGGCTGGCCGTCAAACCAGATTTCGCCCTGAGATCTCATCAGACGTAAAAGCGCCAGCCCGGTCGTGCTCTTTCCTGAACCTGATTCGCCCACCACGCCCAGACTTTCGCCGCGTCGCAGTTGAAAACTCACCTGATTAACGGCGTGTTTAACGCCGACGGTGCGCCGTAACAGACCGCGTTTAATCGGGAAACCCACATCGAGATTTTTCACGTCCAGCAAAACCGCAGGATCACCTTTCAGCGGCTGCGGACGCCCCTGC from Rahnella sikkimica encodes the following:
- a CDS encoding sorbitol dehydrogenase family protein, whose protein sequence is MENDPSIMASNNIKNGTGFSRRELLKGLTSAMVATTLLGFPFLSQAEKETATQSPVIFGQFYLLSQAITEHKNISEGTSAQIFNAFFRSQPDFPAQVSKLHALVKPGQAAKDLQKAAQQNGLGELVTSIVTAWYTGTVGHGIDSILVSYKEALMYRPVSDGLIVPTYCGNGPLYFTAAPPDAAMPESMNADRFTRTSESDVSKA
- a CDS encoding YejG family protein, which translates into the protein MNNTQLSVVHRLPQSYRWLSGFAGIKVEPIPLPGNEEDNNLIGLKLLSHEGEFAWQVMHQLTDALEDIQVKAAIVEIDGEPCLFVHREDESATLCCLKNIGAAIAESVTALYPF
- the yejF gene encoding microcin C ABC transporter ATP-binding protein YejF, with amino-acid sequence MTDSLLQIRNLSVAFRQGNQQREVVSDVSLNIHAGETLALVGESGSGKSVTALSVLRLLPSVAVYPQGDILFEGRSLLKADGKALRQIRGNQISMIFQEPMVSLNPLHTIEKQLTEVLTLHRGLRGDAARSEILSCLDRVGIRQAASRLRDFPHQLSGGERQRVMIAMAVLTKPKLLIADEPTTALDVSVQAQILSLLDELKQEMGMAMLFITHNLRIVRRLADNVAVMQQGRLVEQQPRAMLFSQPQHSYTQHMLQAEPQGRPQPLKGDPAVLLDVKNLDVGFPIKRGLLRRTVGVKHAVNQVSFQLRRGESLGVVGESGSGKSTTGLALLRLMRSQGEIWFDGQPLHTFSRKQMLPFRSRIQVVFQDPFSALNPRFTVEQIIAEGLLVHRKVSTQEREQEVIRAMQEVGLDPQSRHRYPTEFSGGQRQRIAIARALILQPEMLILDEPTSSLDKSVQAQILAILSELQQRHGLTYLFISHDLHVVRSLCHQLLVLRNGEVVEQGDCEQIFTAPQQAYTRELLSASDAFDSQAQIA